The sequence AAGTGCTGGATTTTTGCTGAGTCATCACGCCACTGTTGCCGGCTTTGCCGGCGCCCGCTGTCAGCGTGGAAAAGCATTCTCTGTAGGAGAACGCAACCAGCGCGACAAGGCGGCCATGGCAGCAAGGGCAAGCGAGCGCTCCCCGGCTCAGGCGACCGACAGCCCCGGCTGGCGGCGGGTGCGGTCAAAGCCGTAAAAGCCGAAAGCCATGGCCGGCACTTCGCCGCTGAGGAGTTCGGCCATGGCCTTGCCCGAACCCGCGCCGTGCGTCCAGCCCAGCGTGCCGTGGCCGGCGTTGACCCACAGCCTATCGACCTTGGTCTTGCCGATGTAGGGGATGTTGGTCGGCGTGGCCGGGCGCAGGCCGGTCCAGAACTGCGGCTGGCCGCCTTCTTCTTCGAGCCGCGTGTCGCACACGCCGGGCAGCACTTCCTCGATGCGCCTGGCCAGCATGTGGCACCTGGCCTTGGCCACCGGCGTGTCGAGCGACAAATCGTAGCCACCGATTTCAATCGTTCCGGCCACGCGCAACTCGTTGCCCAGGCGGCTGATGGCGCACTTGACTTCATCGTCAATCGTGCTGACAAAGGGCGCCAGCTCGGGTTTGAGCAGCTTGAAGGTCGCGCTGTAGCCCTTGCCCGGATAAATCGGCAGATCAACGCCGACGGTGCGCAGCAGCGGCGCGGTGTAGGAGCCGCAGGCCACCACCACCGCATCGGCCTTCAGCTGCGTCAATGGCGTGACTTTGGCATCATTTTGGCCTTTTATGCTTGTGCCACGGGCGCGTATAGCTACTGAATTAATAGCATTGCCGGTTTTCTCAAGCCGCACCACGTCATGGCTGTATAAAAATTGCACGCCGCGTTCGGCGCAGCGCTGCGCCAGCGCCTGGGTGAAGACCCGGGCATCGCCGCTTTCGTCGCTGGCGGTGTAGGTGCCGCCGACGATGCGGTCGGCAAAGGCGCTGAAGGCCGGCTCGATCTTCAGCAGCTCGGCGGTGGAAACCACCCGGCGCGCCACGCCGTATTTGCGCATCAGCGCGGCCGCGTCGCCGGCG comes from Polaromonas naphthalenivorans CJ2 and encodes:
- a CDS encoding D-amino acid dehydrogenase produces the protein MKVVVLGAGIIGVSTAWHLLERGHEVTVVDRQPDAALETSFANAAQISVSYCEPWANRDAPLKALKWMLRDDAPLLFRPRLPFGEGWQQWRWGLQFLAQCNDAAFERNVQQLVALGAYSHAALKDVVRATGIEYNRLERGIAHYYTEQKSFDTAGDAAALMRKYGVARRVVSTAELLKIEPAFSAFADRIVGGTYTASDESGDARVFTQALAQRCAERGVQFLYSHDVVRLEKTGNAINSVAIRARGTSIKGQNDAKVTPLTQLKADAVVVACGSYTAPLLRTVGVDLPIYPGKGYSATFKLLKPELAPFVSTIDDEVKCAISRLGNELRVAGTIEIGGYDLSLDTPVAKARCHMLARRIEEVLPGVCDTRLEEEGGQPQFWTGLRPATPTNIPYIGKTKVDRLWVNAGHGTLGWTHGAGSGKAMAELLSGEVPAMAFGFYGFDRTRRQPGLSVA